In Henningerozyma blattae CBS 6284 chromosome 6, complete genome, the following are encoded in one genomic region:
- the CCL1 gene encoding TFIIH complex kinase subunit CCL1 (similar to Saccharomyces cerevisiae CCL1 (YPR025C); ancestral locus Anc_7.431) — protein MPTMSFKSNQSDTTTSSTDKLPAYKRISDDDLYRHSTQYRLWSFTPEQLANKRIQTNEEATRKINDNLLAFIKNHSNDYTPEEITLIREKAIPVTMEEEIKLINFYTKKVQVIAQHLNLPTEIVATSISFFRRFFLENSVMEIDPKTTVHTTIFLACKSENYFIGVDSFAKKAKSSREAILKYEFQLLESLKFSLLNHHPYRALHGFFLDIQSVLRDKVDVKYMGQIYDRCKKRITDALLTDAVYFYTPPQITLAMLLLEDETLIIKYLETKFPSQQLDSNSENSNQNKDNSNEPNSTITGSNNDNNNNNATNDSEKESKEQSQPQDISSSSATPITTSETTPTQRFPSSSNSKLTEEEKEKEKIKERQEMDRVKNLIHYEKLLKIITECGELICRPNNVSVQEAKSIAAKVYYCQNPRNVIQRLKRKTAATTTASESTESSDEKKQKL, from the coding sequence ATGCCAACGATGTCTTTCAAAAGCAATCAGTCCGATACCACCACATCTTCCACAGACAAACTACCAGCttataaaagaatttcagatgatgatttatATAGACATTCAACACAATATAGATTATGGTCATTTACTCCAGAACAACTAGCAAATAAAAGAATCCAAACCAATGAAGAAGCAACCAGAAAAATAAACGATAATTTACTAGCATTCATCAAAAATCATAGTAACGATTACACACCAGAAGAAATCACCTTAATACGTGAAAAGGCTATCCCAGTTACCATGGAAGAGGAGATAAAGTTGATCAATTTCTATACGAAAAAAGTCCAAGTTATTGCTCAACATTTAAATTTGCCAACAGAAATTGTTGCAACctcaatttcattttttagaAGGTTTTTCTTGGAGAATTCAGTTATGGAAATCGATCCTAAAACAACTGTTCATACTACAATCTTTTTAGCTTGCAAAtcagaaaattattttattggaGTTGATTCATTTGCTAAAAAGGCCAAATCTTCAAGGGAAgcaattttgaaatatgaatttcaattgttaGAAAGcttgaaattttctttattaaatcatcatcCATATAGAGCCTTGCATGGTTTCTTTTTAGATATTCAATCTGTATTGCGTGACAAAGTTGATGTCAAATATATGGGCCAAATTTATGATAGATGTAAGAAAAGAATAACAGATGCCTTATTAACAGATGcagtttatttttatactCCTCCTCAGATTACTTTAGCTATGCTATTATTGGAAGATGaaactttaataataaaatatttggaaacAAAATTCCCTTCACAACAGCTTGATTCTAATTCTGAgaattcaaatcaaaataaagataactCCAATGAACCTAATTCAACAATAACTGGAAGCaacaatgataataataataataatgctaCTAATGACAGTGAGAAAGAATCAAAAGAACAAAGTCAACCTCAAGATATAAGTTCATCAAGCGCCACACCCATAACTACTTCCGAAACGACGCCTACTCAAAGATTTCCATCctcatcaaattcaaaattaactgaagaagaaaaagagaaagaaaagataaaaGAAAGGCAAGAAATGGATAGAgtgaagaatttaattcattacgaaaaattattgaaaattattaccgAATGTGGTGAATTAATATGTAGACCTAATAACGTGTCTGTTCAAGAAGCCAAAAGCATTGCAGCCAAAGTTTATTATTGTCAGAATCCAAGAAATGTTATTCAAAGATTGAAAAGAAAGACAGCTGCTACAACAACTGCATCAGAGTCTACTGAGTCCTCTGATGAAAAGAAGcaaaaactttaa